From Cyanobacteriota bacterium, one genomic window encodes:
- a CDS encoding LptF/LptG family permease, with product LASRGRGDSEMNIVEATRYLELLRMSGDEQKIRRLEVVIQQKYALPFSCLIFGMVGAILGCRPQRTSRATGFGISVAIIFSYYLLFSVTGVLGWTGALSPVIAGWVTNILGLTVGIILIMRASR from the coding sequence ACCTAGCTAGTCGAGGACGCGGGGATTCTGAAATGAACATTGTAGAGGCAACCAGATACCTAGAATTACTACGCATGAGTGGCGATGAACAAAAAATTCGTCGGCTAGAAGTAGTGATTCAACAAAAGTATGCCTTGCCGTTCTCTTGTTTGATTTTTGGTATGGTGGGGGCAATTTTGGGATGCCGCCCCCAGCGAACTAGTCGTGCAACTGGATTTGGCATTAGTGTTGCAATTATCTTTAGCTACTATCTGCTGTTCTCGGTAACGGGCGTTTTGGGATGGACTGGTGCACTCTCGCCTGTGATTGCTGGCTGGGTGACAAATATTCTAGGGTTGACGGTTGGCATCATTCTAATCATGCGAGCATCGCGGTGA